GTTATCTTAAAAAACAATACTGTTATTACAGAGTTTAATGGAACAGGAAAGGACACTGACTTAGCTAAGATGAGAAATGTAGCAGGAGAACTTCTTGGAGCAATAAAAGCCATTGAATGGGCGTATGAACATAATTATGAAGGTATCACACTATACTATGATTATGAAGGAATAGAAAAATGGGCAAAAGGTTTCTGGAAGACTAACAAGGAAGGTACTAAAGATTATGCAAAGTTCATACAAAAATATCTACCGTTAATAAATATTGATTTCAAAAAAGTAGCTGCTCATTCAGGTGACTATTATAATGATAAAGCAGATGAATTAGCTAAACAAGCTATCACTAACTATTTAGGAGATAATAACTCAAAAAAACAAGATAAAATTTCTATTATCTTTGATAAAGTAATGACAGAAACTGAAAGTAATAAAAAAACCAGTATTAATTTTAATATTAACGGTTATAGTCTTACAGAACAAAAGGTTTCAAAGTTTACAAAAGAAGTATGGAAAAGTTATGGTAATAAAATTAAAGATATTGATGAGATTAAAGTTAATATAAATACTAAAACTATTCATTGGGTGATAAAAGATCAAAAGGGATCTAACCATGAGTTTAGTTACAGTTTTGACTAGATAAGGGTGAGTAGCCAAAAGAGCCCTAATTCTAAAGATATCTGTAATCTAAGTTAATGAAAGATATTTAAGTAGGAGCTTTGCTCCTACTTTTTTTATTGGTCATAGACTTCATTAAAATTGTGTTTATAAAAAACTTTTTCTTTGAGTTTTTTATACATTATAATCATTTAACAGCCCTCTCCTTATTCAAAGGGCTGTTATAAATAGTGGCTGGCCTTCTAAAAAGCCCCTTCGTTTCAACAAATTTTCCTGTAAATCGATACTATTTTTCCCACTGTATCCCTTTAATATAACAAACTTTGACAAAATTTTATTATAATTTTCAAAATTACCAATATAAGAGAAAAGGGAGGATTTTTAAATTCGTGATAGAATTTTTAAATGGCATTTGTATACCATTATCAAACAATTTTCACAAATTTTTTTACAGGGAGGGCAAGATTAAATGTCTAAGTCTACTTCTAAACAAGGTGGTTTGACTCATCACATGCTTAATGTCATTGAACAGGTAGGTAATAGACTACCACATCCTATTGTGCTCTTTTTCATTCTTTCCATTGGAGTAATTTTCACATCCTTTTTTGTTAGTCTTCTTGATGTAGCAGTTGAACATCCTGCTACCGGAGAATTAGTGGAAGTGGAAAATCTTCTTTCTCGAGAAGGTTTTCAAAGTATCGTCAGTGAAGCTGTAGACAACTTTACCAGCTTTGCTGCCCTAGGTGTCGTGATAGTTGCTATGTTAGGTGTAGGTGTTGCTGATGAAACTGGTTTAATTAATTCTGCTTTAAAAAAGTTAGTTCTAGGAGCTTCCGAGCGCTACCTAACTTCAGTTATTGTTTTTGCAGGTATTATGTCTAACCTAGCTGCTGATGCTGGTTATGTAGTTGTGGTCCCATTGGGTGCAATGATTTTTGCTGCTAAAGGTAGACACCCCTTAGCTGGACTAGCTGCAGCATTTGCCGGAGTTTCCGGAGGGTTTAGTGCTAACCTGCTCGTAACGTCAGTAGACCCTTTACTAGCAGGTATGACTGCAGAAGGAGCCCAAATTTTAGATCCTAGCTATACTATAGCTCCTACTGCTAATTATTACTTTATGGCTGTCTCTACCGTACTTATTGTTTTACTTGGAACATGGGTGACAGAAAAAATAGTTACCCCTCGATTAGGTACTTATGAAGGTAAGTTTGAAGGTGAAATGAAACAAACAACTCCTGAAGAAAACAAGGGATTAAAATCTGCTTTAACCTGGCTTCTTATAGCTATAGCGGTTCTTTTATTGTTGACTGTACCATCTAATGGCCTTCTACGGGCTGATGGAGAACTCATTGGTGCAGGAACACCATTTATGAATGGAATTGTTCCTATTATAGCTGTTTTATTCTTTATACCTGCCTTAGCTTATGGCTTTAAAGTCGGACACATAAAGAGTAGTAATGATATAGCCAATAGTCTTAGCAAAGGTATGAAAGACATGGCCGGTCTCATTGCTCTATTCTTTGTTATCAGTCAATTTATTGCTTACTTTGAATGGTCAAATATGGGAACAATTTTAGCTGTTAATGGAGCTGAATTTTTAGAAAGTATTGGTCTAACAGGATTACCATTAATTATACTCTTTGTTATTCTAATTGGTTTTATAAACCTTTTCATGGGAGGGGCAGCCACCAAATGGGCTATTATGTCTCCAATTTTTGTTCCTATGTTAATGGAACTTAATTACAGCCCTGAATTTGTACAGCTAGCCTATAGAATTGGTGATTCAGCTACTAATATTGTTGCTCCTTTAATGACCTATTTTGCAGTTGTGATCGGTTTTGCCAAAAAGTATGATGAACATGCTGGAATTGGGACTATTATTGCTACCATGATCCCGTATGCTATTGCTTTTAAGTTAGGTTGGATCATTTTACTTTCAATTTGGTTTGTGTTAGGATTACCTATTGGTCCAGGAGATACAATCTTTCTTAGTATGTAATAAAACTTATTTTTTCTATTGTATACTCTCTCTCGAGTATACAATAGAAAAAACACATCTGGCACCAATCATTTAATTGTGGTTGGTGCCATTTTTTTATGCTACTAACCCGTAATCTATTAGATACAACTTGTTTTAAAAACCATAGTTTATTTCGGTTACCTGAGCCATTTTACTCTAGACAGTAGATATGCTCCTCCTAATGGTAAGTAAACTGTCTACCACAAGGGGAACATATCAATCATGGGGTGTCCTACTGCTCTTTATTTGGTAAAGGTTCAACAAGTTCTTCACCGGTTTTAAGATCTTTTACTGTAACCTTATTTTCTTTCACTTCTTGTTCTCCTATGACAATGGCATATCTTTTATTTGTACGGTCAGCATATTTAAAAGATTTACCAATACTTCTATCAACCTTTTCTACTTCTGCTAGATAACCTTTACTACGATATGTAGTTGCTATTTTCAGTGCATCAATTTCATATTCTTTTCCTAAAGGTATGACTAACACACCATCTCTATTTGTTGTTGTCTCATCTTTTAATAGCTCATATACTACATCTAATCCAATTGAAATTCCCACTGCAGAGCTATCAGAACTAGTTACTTCCCTTACACCTTTGTTATATCTACCACCAGCTGCAATGCTTGAGGTAACATTTCCTTCTGTAGTAAATACTTCATAGACTAACCCATCATAAAAGTTTAGTCCCCGAGCTAAAGTTGGGGTAAATAAAATATAATCTTCTCTACCTAATGCTCTAATATAATCAGTAACTTCACTTAATTCACTCAAACCTTCTTGTACTATTTGATTATCAATACTCTTTAAATCATCATAGGACGCATCTGTTAATTCAGAAAGGGTATCTTTTGCAAGTTGTTCAGATAATCCTTTATCAATTAGTTCTTTTACAAGAGTATCAAACTCTAACTTTTCTAATTTATCAATTGTTAAAATAACTTCATCAATCTTTTCATCTTCTATTCCTTTAGAAGTTAAGTAACCCTCAAGAATTTTTCTATTATTAACTTTCACTTTTACACTTAACCCAACTTCTTCAAAAATATCAAGCACCATATTAATAAGCTCAACTTCAGCTAAAAGTTTATCACATCCTACAATGTCAGCATCACATTGAGTGAATTCCCGTAACCTTCCCTTTTTTGTAGGACCATCTCTAAAAACTTTCCCTATTTCATAACGTTTGAATGGTTTTCGAATACTTTCACTTTTTTCTCTAAGCACTTTCATAAGTGGAACAGTCAAATCAAACCTTAAGCCCAGGTCTCTATCCCCTCTATCAGTTAATCGATAGATTTCTTCTAATATTTCAGCTCCTCCACCATACTTTGAGGTGAGGACATCCATAGGAGTTAAAACTGAAGTTTCTACAGATTCAAACCCATACCTTCTATAATGCTTTTCAATTATAGTTTTAATCTTATGTCTTAATTCATTTTCAGAGTAATCCTTTATTCCTTTAAGTTTAGACATAGCTATCACCTCTAATTTTACTATTTTATGAGTATTTTACTTGAAAATATTGGCGCGGGTCAATATTTTTCTCCTACATATAACAACAAAATCACATTCATTAGACAATAAATTGATATATTTCCTGGGAAATTCGACAAAGATAGTGGTCAATAGTGTGGGAACTAAAAAGGTCTTGATTCACAATCATCGCTAAAAGAACAAGGTATATGATAGTAATTAAAAAATACCGGATTGTATATATTTTCTTCAATTAATAACGGAATATAACCTAATAAAGGAATTTTAACTGGTTTATCGTTGATTGTTGGAACTACTCCACCAACCCAATCAGACTGTATAGGTGGAAACATACCACATTCTTGATCTGTTACCTCATTTGCATCTCCTTGTGTTACAAAACCGTCTTCTTTTTCATCACATACAATTCTATGAAGAGTCCAATTACAAATACCTGCTTCTGGCGATCTAAAAATCACTTTATCACCTTTTGATAAGTCTTCACAATCAACAGGTAAAACTGCTACCAAATCTCCTCTTGTCATACTAGGCTCCATACTCCATGAACGAATAGTAACCGCAAGTGTAGGTGCCTGTCGATAAATAGTTATCACAACCATTGAGAGGACAAAGGTGATAACTAAAACGAGTAAAACCGTTTCAATTTTTCTCTTTTTAGACATGAAAGGCCGTTACAAGAAATTTAAAAAGTTCGCTTCCTGTAACGGCTTTCACCACCTTTCTTTTTTAGTTTCTCATAGAGAACTAAAGCTTTTAATTAAATTATATGTTTTTTTCTTTAAACTACAAAACTAATTTTAATCGTCAGAAAATTCTTGTTAACTCTACTATAACTTATTTAAACCACAATTTAAAACGATTTTGTTACAAGTATAATATTTAAAGACTTATAATTTTAAAAGATAATTCCAATACTAAAAATAAACTTTATAAAAAGGAGCGTCTAAAAATGAAAAAAATTAGTCTCTTATCCATAATAATAAGCTTAGTAACATTATTAGCTATTGTGGGTTGTCAACCCGAAGAAGAGGATAATGATACTTCCCCAACAGATGAAAATGGAACAGAGGTAAGTGAAGAAACCAGTGATGTTGTAATAATTGGTGGCGGAGGAGCTGGTATGGCGGCAGCAGTATCAGCAGCAGAAGAAGGTGCAGAAGTTGTACT
This Natranaerobius trueperi DNA region includes the following protein-coding sequences:
- a CDS encoding AbgT family transporter, which codes for MSKSTSKQGGLTHHMLNVIEQVGNRLPHPIVLFFILSIGVIFTSFFVSLLDVAVEHPATGELVEVENLLSREGFQSIVSEAVDNFTSFAALGVVIVAMLGVGVADETGLINSALKKLVLGASERYLTSVIVFAGIMSNLAADAGYVVVVPLGAMIFAAKGRHPLAGLAAAFAGVSGGFSANLLVTSVDPLLAGMTAEGAQILDPSYTIAPTANYYFMAVSTVLIVLLGTWVTEKIVTPRLGTYEGKFEGEMKQTTPEENKGLKSALTWLLIAIAVLLLLTVPSNGLLRADGELIGAGTPFMNGIVPIIAVLFFIPALAYGFKVGHIKSSNDIANSLSKGMKDMAGLIALFFVISQFIAYFEWSNMGTILAVNGAEFLESIGLTGLPLIILFVILIGFINLFMGGAATKWAIMSPIFVPMLMELNYSPEFVQLAYRIGDSATNIVAPLMTYFAVVIGFAKKYDEHAGIGTIIATMIPYAIAFKLGWIILLSIWFVLGLPIGPGDTIFLSM
- the hisS gene encoding histidine--tRNA ligase, with the translated sequence MSKLKGIKDYSENELRHKIKTIIEKHYRRYGFESVETSVLTPMDVLTSKYGGGAEILEEIYRLTDRGDRDLGLRFDLTVPLMKVLREKSESIRKPFKRYEIGKVFRDGPTKKGRLREFTQCDADIVGCDKLLAEVELINMVLDIFEEVGLSVKVKVNNRKILEGYLTSKGIEDEKIDEVILTIDKLEKLEFDTLVKELIDKGLSEQLAKDTLSELTDASYDDLKSIDNQIVQEGLSELSEVTDYIRALGREDYILFTPTLARGLNFYDGLVYEVFTTEGNVTSSIAAGGRYNKGVREVTSSDSSAVGISIGLDVVYELLKDETTTNRDGVLVIPLGKEYEIDALKIATTYRSKGYLAEVEKVDRSIGKSFKYADRTNKRYAIVIGEQEVKENKVTVKDLKTGEELVEPLPNKEQ
- a CDS encoding signal peptidase I; its protein translation is MSKKRKIETVLLVLVITFVLSMVVITIYRQAPTLAVTIRSWSMEPSMTRGDLVAVLPVDCEDLSKGDKVIFRSPEAGICNWTLHRIVCDEKEDGFVTQGDANEVTDQECGMFPPIQSDWVGGVVPTINDKPVKIPLLGYIPLLIEENIYNPVFFNYYHIPCSFSDDCESRPF
- a CDS encoding viroplasmin family protein; translation: MARKKSYYAVRQGRKTGIYYSWDECKKQIDGYSNAEYKKFSSLDEAKAYLGEESKKQSNLKTSNSVLAYIDGSYCKKSKLYSYGCVILKNNTVITEFNGTGKDTDLAKMRNVAGELLGAIKAIEWAYEHNYEGITLYYDYEGIEKWAKGFWKTNKEGTKDYAKFIQKYLPLINIDFKKVAAHSGDYYNDKADELAKQAITNYLGDNNSKKQDKISIIFDKVMTETESNKKTSINFNINGYSLTEQKVSKFTKEVWKSYGNKIKDIDEIKVNINTKTIHWVIKDQKGSNHEFSYSFD